A single genomic interval of Celeribacter indicus harbors:
- a CDS encoding methyltransferase — MAGTLFSSGDLAVDRRASFAETLAHLGDLAGAIETLSGALSLAPSWAAGWFRLGEWLESAGDTAAACEAWDEAVRADPADALGAGLKRDLARRVPVVEAMPPAFVELLFDQYAPRFEHSLRDKLAYRGPEVLLDSLRRAGRTRFGSVLDLGCGTGLMGAAIRPFCDRLSGYDLSDGMLVEAERKGIYTLLEKRDISRLEVGAERYDLILAADVFNYLGALERVVAWCAGSLADEGVLAFTVEAGEVPVHLRESRRFAHSRAYVETLLADAGFAAVQVTPCVLREERGMPVEGFAVVAAGPIARLDREGDGDVMAHA, encoded by the coding sequence ATGGCGGGGACCCTGTTTTCCTCGGGCGATCTGGCGGTGGACCGCCGGGCGTCCTTTGCCGAAACCCTGGCGCATCTGGGCGATCTGGCCGGAGCGATCGAGACGCTCTCGGGGGCGCTGTCGCTGGCGCCCTCCTGGGCTGCCGGGTGGTTCCGGCTCGGGGAATGGCTCGAGTCGGCCGGGGACACCGCGGCGGCCTGCGAGGCCTGGGACGAGGCGGTGCGGGCCGATCCCGCCGACGCGCTCGGCGCCGGGCTGAAACGCGATCTCGCGCGGCGGGTCCCGGTCGTGGAGGCGATGCCGCCGGCCTTCGTGGAACTGCTTTTCGACCAGTATGCGCCGAGATTCGAGCACTCCCTGCGGGACAAGCTCGCCTATCGCGGGCCGGAGGTGCTTCTGGACAGCCTGCGGCGCGCGGGGCGGACGCGGTTCGGATCCGTGCTCGATCTCGGCTGCGGCACCGGGCTTATGGGGGCGGCGATCCGGCCCTTCTGCGACCGGCTCTCGGGCTATGACCTCTCCGACGGCATGCTCGTGGAAGCGGAGCGGAAGGGCATCTACACCCTTCTGGAAAAGCGCGATATTTCCCGGCTCGAGGTCGGGGCGGAGCGCTACGACCTGATCCTCGCCGCCGATGTGTTCAACTATCTGGGCGCGCTCGAGCGGGTGGTGGCGTGGTGTGCGGGATCGCTCGCCGACGAGGGCGTCCTGGCCTTCACCGTGGAGGCGGGGGAGGTGCCGGTGCACCTGCGCGAGAGCCGTCGCTTCGCCCATTCCCGCGCCTATGTGGAGACGCTGCTCGCCGATGCGGGATTCGCCGCCGTGCAGGTCACGCCCTGCGTCCTGCGCGAGGAACGCGGCATGCCGGTGGAGGGGTTCGCCGTCGTGGCCGCCGGTCCCATCGCGCGGCTCGACCGGGAAGGGGACGGCGACGTGATGGCGCACGCCTGA
- a CDS encoding autotransporter assembly complex protein TamA, whose amino-acid sequence MLKRTILAAAWILSTGSAQAFEAQLDTTANDDLRDALEAISAVMEAADNDEATTDEIFAAVQSDYRALLGVLYRNGYYAPEISIRVDGREGADIPLISLPPSVNRVDIAVAPGPRFRFRETTVAPLAPGTELPEDFAPGEVAKSALIGEAKNVAIDAWRQASHAKAELAGQSIVANHPQRRVDVELTIDPGPALRFGHMQFRGDTTVREDRLLRIANLPSGSAFDPDALDLVTRRLQNTGTFRSITLREAETVNPDGTIDIIATLTDEKRRRFGFGAEISSLEGGTLTAYWMHRNLTNNADRLRFDAAISGIGGTTGTDYSIGTTYRRPATVSRKTTLVIAAEIAHLDEPDYTSDTGEFTVGAEVETSPNSRFSFGVGYRYSQVDDALGDREFNHVILPMEGARDTRDDKLNPKSGTYVEAEIMPFIGVSGSETGARLFGDGRGYFSFGADDRFTLAGRLQLGSVTGADYTEVPPDLLFYSGGGGTVRGQPYQSLHVELGDDEGTGGSSFVGVSAELRAKLRGAFSLVGFYDIGGIGTTALPGEQAEWHSGAGLGLRYDTGFGPIRVDVAGPVTGDTGEGVQLYIGIGQAF is encoded by the coding sequence GTGCTCAAAAGAACGATACTCGCCGCTGCCTGGATCCTCTCGACCGGGTCGGCGCAGGCCTTCGAGGCCCAGCTCGACACCACCGCGAACGACGACCTGCGCGACGCGCTCGAGGCGATCTCCGCCGTGATGGAGGCCGCCGACAATGACGAGGCCACGACCGACGAGATCTTTGCCGCGGTCCAGTCCGATTACCGCGCGCTGCTTGGGGTGCTGTACCGCAACGGCTATTATGCGCCCGAGATCTCGATCCGGGTGGACGGGCGCGAAGGCGCGGACATCCCGCTGATCTCCCTTCCGCCGTCGGTCAACCGCGTCGACATCGCGGTCGCGCCCGGCCCCCGCTTCCGGTTCCGCGAGACGACCGTCGCCCCGCTGGCGCCGGGCACGGAGCTGCCGGAGGATTTCGCGCCCGGAGAGGTCGCCAAATCCGCGCTGATCGGCGAAGCGAAGAACGTCGCCATCGACGCCTGGCGGCAGGCCTCCCATGCCAAGGCGGAGCTGGCCGGCCAGAGCATCGTCGCCAACCATCCGCAGCGGCGCGTCGATGTCGAGCTCACCATCGACCCCGGCCCGGCGCTCCGCTTCGGGCACATGCAGTTCCGCGGCGACACGACGGTGCGCGAGGACCGGCTCTTGCGCATCGCCAACCTGCCCTCGGGCAGCGCCTTCGACCCCGATGCGCTCGACCTGGTGACGCGCCGGCTCCAGAATACCGGCACCTTCCGCTCGATCACCCTGCGCGAGGCGGAAACCGTCAATCCCGACGGCACCATCGACATCATCGCGACGCTCACCGACGAGAAACGCCGCCGCTTCGGCTTCGGCGCGGAGATTTCCTCGCTCGAGGGCGGCACGCTCACCGCCTACTGGATGCACCGCAACCTGACGAACAATGCCGACCGCCTGCGGTTCGATGCGGCGATTTCCGGCATCGGCGGCACGACCGGCACCGACTACTCGATTGGCACGACCTACCGCCGCCCGGCGACGGTGTCGCGCAAGACGACGCTGGTGATCGCGGCGGAAATCGCGCATCTCGACGAGCCGGACTATACCTCCGACACCGGCGAGTTCACCGTGGGCGCGGAGGTCGAGACCTCCCCGAATTCGCGCTTTTCCTTCGGCGTCGGCTATCGCTATTCCCAGGTCGACGACGCCCTGGGCGATCGCGAGTTCAACCATGTGATCCTGCCCATGGAAGGTGCGCGCGACACGCGCGACGACAAGCTCAACCCAAAGTCCGGCACCTATGTCGAGGCAGAGATCATGCCCTTCATCGGCGTGAGCGGATCGGAGACGGGCGCGCGGCTCTTCGGGGACGGGCGCGGCTATTTCTCCTTCGGGGCGGACGACCGTTTCACGCTCGCCGGGCGGCTGCAACTCGGTTCCGTGACGGGGGCGGATTACACCGAGGTGCCGCCCGACCTGCTGTTCTATTCCGGCGGTGGCGGCACCGTGCGCGGCCAGCCCTACCAGTCGCTCCATGTCGAGCTCGGCGACGACGAGGGGACCGGCGGATCGAGCTTCGTCGGCGTTTCCGCGGAATTGCGCGCGAAGCTGCGCGGCGCGTTCTCCCTCGTCGGTTTCTACGATATCGGCGGGATCGGCACCACCGCCCTGCCGGGCGAGCAGGCCGAATGGCATTCCGGCGCGGGGCTCGGCCTGCGCTACGACACGGGCTTCGGCCCGATCCGCGTCGACGTCGCCGGCCCGGTCACGGGCGATACCGGCGAAGGTGTGCAACTCTATATCGGGATCGGACAGGCGTTTTGA
- a CDS encoding cold-shock protein, whose product MATGTVKWFNSTKGFGFIQPEGGNKDVFVHISAVERSGLNGLADGAKVTFDIEAGRDGRESAVNLALA is encoded by the coding sequence ATGGCCACTGGCACCGTGAAATGGTTCAATTCCACCAAAGGCTTCGGCTTCATCCAGCCCGAAGGCGGCAACAAGGACGTGTTCGTCCACATCTCCGCCGTCGAGCGTTCCGGCCTCAACGGCCTGGCCGATGGCGCGAAGGTCACCTTCGACATCGAAGCCGGCCGTGACGGCCGCGAAAGCGCCGTGAACCTCGCGCTCGCCTGA
- the ettA gene encoding energy-dependent translational throttle protein EttA, translating into MAAYQYVYHMDGVSKTYPGGKKVFENIRLSFLPGVKIGVVGVNGTGKSTLMRIMAGIDKDYQGEAWAAEGAKVGYLPQEPELDPSLDVRGNVMLGVAEKKAILDRYNELAMNYSDETAEEMATLQDEIDAQNLWDLDSQIDVSMEALRCPPDDADVTTLSGGEKRRVALCKLLLEAPDMLLLDEPTNHLDAETIAWLQQHLIEYKGTILIVTHDRYFLDDITGWILELDRGRGIPYEGNYSAWLEQKAKRLEQEAREDKARQKTLERELDWMRQGQKARQAKQKARIDRYNDLASQSERDKITRAQIVIPNGPRLGAKVIEVHGLSKHMGDKQLIEGLDFSLPPGGIVGVIGPNGAGKSTLFRMLTGQLEPDAGTVEYGDTVKLSYVDQSRDDLDPNATVFEAISDGQQVIALGDAEMNGRAYCSAFNFKGGDQQKKVGVLSGGERNRVHMARLLKSGGNVLLLDEPTNDLDVETLRALEDALTDFAGCAVVISHDRFFLDRICTHILAFEGDAHVEWFEGNFEDYEEDKKRRLGPDALEPKRLKYKKFSR; encoded by the coding sequence ATGGCAGCCTATCAATACGTCTACCACATGGACGGCGTGTCCAAGACCTACCCCGGCGGCAAGAAGGTCTTCGAGAACATCCGCCTCTCTTTCCTCCCCGGCGTCAAGATCGGGGTGGTCGGTGTCAACGGCACCGGTAAATCCACCCTCATGCGCATCATGGCCGGCATCGACAAGGATTATCAGGGCGAGGCCTGGGCCGCCGAGGGGGCCAAGGTCGGCTACCTGCCGCAGGAGCCGGAGCTCGACCCGTCTCTGGACGTGCGCGGCAACGTCATGCTGGGTGTGGCGGAGAAAAAGGCGATCCTCGACCGTTACAACGAACTCGCGATGAACTACTCGGACGAGACCGCCGAGGAGATGGCGACGCTCCAGGACGAGATCGACGCCCAGAACCTCTGGGATCTCGACAGTCAGATCGACGTCTCCATGGAGGCCCTGCGCTGCCCGCCCGACGATGCCGATGTCACCACGCTTTCGGGCGGTGAGAAACGCCGCGTCGCGCTCTGCAAGCTGCTGCTCGAGGCGCCCGACATGCTGCTGCTCGACGAACCGACCAACCACCTCGACGCCGAGACCATCGCCTGGCTGCAACAGCACCTCATCGAGTACAAGGGCACGATCCTGATCGTCACCCACGACCGCTATTTCCTCGATGACATCACCGGCTGGATTCTCGAGCTCGACCGCGGCCGCGGCATTCCTTACGAGGGCAACTATTCCGCCTGGCTCGAACAGAAGGCCAAGCGGCTCGAACAGGAAGCCAGGGAAGACAAGGCCCGTCAGAAGACCCTCGAACGCGAGCTTGACTGGATGCGTCAGGGTCAGAAAGCCCGTCAGGCCAAGCAAAAGGCCCGGATCGACCGCTACAACGATTTGGCCTCGCAATCCGAGCGCGACAAGATCACCCGCGCGCAGATCGTCATCCCGAACGGCCCGCGCCTCGGCGCCAAGGTGATCGAGGTGCATGGCCTCTCGAAACACATGGGCGACAAGCAGTTGATCGAAGGGCTCGATTTCTCCCTGCCGCCGGGCGGCATCGTCGGCGTCATCGGTCCGAACGGCGCCGGCAAATCGACGCTTTTCCGCATGCTCACCGGCCAGCTCGAGCCCGACGCCGGGACCGTCGAATACGGCGACACGGTGAAACTCAGCTATGTCGACCAGTCCCGCGACGATCTCGACCCGAACGCCACCGTGTTCGAAGCCATCTCTGACGGGCAACAGGTCATCGCGCTTGGGGATGCCGAAATGAACGGCCGCGCCTATTGCTCCGCCTTCAACTTCAAGGGCGGCGATCAGCAGAAGAAGGTCGGCGTGCTGTCGGGCGGCGAACGCAACCGTGTGCACATGGCGCGGCTGTTGAAATCGGGCGGCAACGTGTTGCTGCTCGACGAACCGACCAACGATCTGGACGTCGAAACGTTGCGCGCGCTGGAAGACGCCCTGACCGACTTCGCCGGCTGCGCCGTGGTGATCTCCCACGACCGTTTCTTCCTCGACCGCATCTGCACGCATATCCTCGCTTTTGAGGGCGACGCCCACGTGGAATGGTTCGAAGGCAACTTCGAGGATTATGAGGAAGACAAGAAACGGCGGCTCGGGCCGGATGCGCTTGAGCCGAAGCGGTTGAAGTATAAGAAATTTTCCAGATAA
- a CDS encoding HNH endonuclease — MSGFDPEEMADAHTLFEPDGPPRRVDAGGTVFRLAEGGEQETGLIGYETRLARTHRVWERRGTSTRRVKEIRGLVCEGCGLDAEARFGRGIAMSCMEAHHLSPVARMPEEERPVRAEEFAVLCPTCHRVSHRLDRPDDLEGLRAIVQRSSLTPAFRRTGPGRDRR, encoded by the coding sequence GTGTCCGGTTTCGATCCGGAGGAGATGGCCGATGCTCATACTCTCTTTGAACCGGACGGGCCGCCGCGACGGGTCGATGCCGGGGGGACGGTGTTCCGCCTCGCGGAGGGCGGGGAGCAGGAGACCGGGCTCATCGGCTATGAGACACGGCTGGCACGGACCCACCGCGTCTGGGAACGGCGCGGCACCAGCACGCGGCGGGTCAAGGAGATCAGGGGCCTGGTCTGCGAAGGCTGCGGGCTCGATGCCGAGGCGCGTTTCGGCCGCGGGATCGCGATGAGCTGCATGGAGGCGCATCATCTCTCCCCTGTCGCCCGGATGCCGGAGGAGGAGCGTCCCGTCCGTGCGGAGGAGTTCGCGGTTCTGTGCCCGACATGCCATCGCGTGAGTCACCGTCTCGACCGGCCCGACGATCTCGAGGGGCTCAGGGCCATCGTCCAGAGATCCAGCCTCACACCCGCTTTTCGAAGAACAGGTCCGGGTAGGGATCGTCGTTGA
- a CDS encoding translocation/assembly module TamB domain-containing protein, giving the protein MKKLLPIAAVAVVPLATLAQDDGNGSETARDRSLIVGFLEDKLSGAGRDIRIEGFEGLLSSTATLDELTIADDEGVWFTLRDAELDWSRSALLRGRVEVERIAAREIILERLPTAAMNEDLPDPEASGFSLPDLPVSVRIEALEAERVELGAPVLKLGEDVVLSVSGSAELAGGSGQTQLDINRLDATEGAFTVDVAYDNATEVLDLDLSLTEAEGGIVSTLANLPGTPALALTAQGSGPLDDFSADIALATDGEDRVSGTVALQAQADADDPEAPAPRVFDAALSGDLTPFFSPDYARFFGARSTLEAHGTSHPDGRFDLDRFALSTQALSLEGEAYIAADGLPSSFDLTGAITSEAGTPVLLPFGTARHQLDSARIAARYDAAEGESWSATVRADGYAQAGMDIGTAEIEATGTIGRDTGEAGTALGRVTAQIEAALTGFASEDQGLQEAIGANPRLTGALDWREGEPLSIDALTLDTDATTVTATGELDGLESGLEFTGSLGVDTPSLDRFATLAGRDLSGALSLRASGSVAPLGGLFDLQAQAIGTDLHSGIAQLDALTAGASTVSLDARRDETGLTLRALSLDTNAVALDAEGRLSSDDGALTLEASLDDVGRLDLGLSGPLTVAADIARPRAEDPWSGTVDLTGPNTATATVTGTVAQDLSLVDVTATGRNIRTGIAQIDTLLAGPLSLDLEAGRDPETGVLRIDTAALDTGAVVASVTGEMRPDAAADFDLTARLDNVARLGVALTGPLTVDGSLTRADGSAPWQTRTDLTGPGGTTATLSGSVAPDASSADLSLAGNAPLGLANSFTSAALVQGNASFDLRLNGPLALSSVSGTAQTSGARVVVSGAGIALTIPRGAVTLSGQSARLDLEAAADSGGTMTASGTIGLAAPFSGDLAVRLRDLVLSDPRLYRTSVSGDLAIDGPLTGGAQISGALTLGETNISVNPSGLGGGGDIPDVAHVGESAAQRTTRDRAGLLGSENDAGGGGGPAYGLDIAISAPNQIFVRGRGLDAELGGQLRLRGTTADVVPVGQFTLIRGRLSLLGQRIDMQEGALTLQGELDPTLRLLAETSTDDIVVQLAVEGRVSAPELTLSSSPSLPEEEILSQLLFGRGLDQISPLQAAQMASAVATLTGNGGGLVGNIRDSVGLDDLDFQTSEDGGSAVKLGKYLSDNIYTDVTIDQNGESEVNINLDATRNVTVKGSVSSEGDTGLGVFFERDY; this is encoded by the coding sequence TTGAAAAAGCTCCTCCCCATAGCCGCCGTGGCCGTCGTGCCGCTCGCCACCCTCGCCCAGGACGATGGCAACGGGTCGGAGACGGCGCGCGACCGCTCGCTCATCGTCGGGTTCCTCGAGGACAAGCTCTCGGGGGCGGGACGCGACATCCGCATCGAAGGCTTCGAGGGTCTGCTCTCCTCGACCGCCACGCTCGACGAGCTGACCATCGCCGATGACGAGGGGGTGTGGTTCACCCTGCGCGACGCCGAACTCGACTGGAGCCGCAGCGCCCTGCTGCGTGGCCGGGTCGAGGTGGAGCGGATCGCGGCGCGCGAGATCATTCTCGAACGCCTCCCCACCGCGGCGATGAACGAGGATCTGCCGGATCCGGAGGCCTCCGGCTTCTCGCTCCCCGACCTGCCGGTCTCGGTGCGCATCGAGGCACTGGAGGCCGAGCGCGTGGAACTCGGTGCGCCGGTGCTGAAGCTCGGCGAGGACGTGGTGCTGAGCGTCTCGGGCAGCGCGGAGCTGGCCGGCGGTTCCGGCCAGACCCAGCTCGACATCAACCGGCTCGACGCGACGGAGGGTGCCTTTACCGTCGATGTCGCCTATGACAATGCGACCGAGGTGCTCGATCTCGACCTGTCGCTGACCGAGGCGGAGGGCGGCATCGTCTCCACGCTGGCGAACCTTCCCGGCACGCCGGCTCTCGCGCTCACCGCGCAGGGTTCGGGTCCGCTCGACGATTTTTCCGCCGATATCGCGCTGGCCACGGATGGCGAGGACCGCGTGAGCGGGACGGTCGCGCTCCAGGCGCAGGCCGATGCGGACGATCCCGAGGCACCCGCCCCGCGCGTCTTCGACGCGGCGCTCTCGGGGGATCTCACGCCCTTCTTCAGCCCGGATTACGCGCGGTTCTTCGGCGCCCGGAGCACGCTGGAGGCGCATGGCACCTCCCATCCCGACGGGCGTTTCGATCTCGACCGCTTCGCGCTCTCCACCCAGGCGCTTTCGCTCGAGGGCGAGGCCTATATCGCCGCCGACGGGCTTCCCTCCTCCTTCGACCTCACCGGCGCCATCACGAGCGAGGCGGGAACGCCGGTGCTCCTGCCGTTCGGCACCGCGCGCCACCAGCTCGACAGCGCCCGGATCGCGGCGCGATACGACGCGGCGGAGGGCGAAAGCTGGTCCGCGACGGTCCGCGCCGACGGCTACGCCCAGGCCGGGATGGACATCGGCACCGCCGAGATCGAGGCCACCGGCACCATCGGCCGGGACACCGGCGAGGCGGGCACGGCGCTCGGCCGCGTGACCGCGCAGATCGAGGCAGCGCTGACCGGCTTCGCCTCCGAGGACCAGGGGCTCCAGGAGGCGATCGGCGCCAACCCGCGGCTGACCGGCGCGCTCGACTGGCGCGAGGGCGAACCGCTCTCCATCGACGCGCTGACGCTCGACACGGACGCGACCACGGTCACCGCGACGGGCGAGCTCGACGGTCTCGAGAGCGGGCTCGAATTCACCGGCAGCCTCGGTGTCGACACGCCCTCCCTCGACCGCTTCGCGACGCTGGCGGGACGCGACCTTTCCGGCGCGCTGTCGCTGCGCGCGTCCGGCAGCGTCGCCCCGCTCGGCGGCCTCTTCGACCTCCAGGCGCAGGCGATCGGCACCGACCTGCACAGCGGCATCGCCCAGCTCGACGCGCTCACCGCCGGGGCCAGCACCGTCTCGCTCGACGCCCGGCGCGACGAGACCGGCCTCACCCTGCGCGCGCTCTCGCTCGACACGAATGCGGTCGCGCTCGATGCCGAGGGACGGCTGTCCTCGGACGACGGCGCGCTCACGCTCGAGGCCTCGCTCGACGACGTCGGTCGCCTCGATCTTGGCCTCAGCGGCCCGCTGACCGTGGCCGCCGACATCGCCCGACCGCGGGCCGAGGATCCGTGGTCCGGGACGGTCGATCTCACCGGCCCGAACACGGCCACCGCCACGGTCACCGGAACCGTGGCGCAGGATCTGAGCCTGGTCGATGTCACCGCGACCGGGCGCAACATCCGCACCGGGATCGCGCAGATCGACACGCTCCTTGCGGGGCCCCTGTCGCTCGATCTCGAGGCCGGGCGCGACCCCGAGACCGGCGTGCTCCGCATCGACACCGCGGCGCTCGACACCGGCGCCGTCGTGGCCTCCGTCACGGGAGAGATGCGCCCCGATGCGGCGGCCGATTTCGATCTGACCGCCCGTCTCGACAATGTCGCGCGCCTCGGCGTGGCGCTCACCGGCCCGCTCACCGTGGATGGCAGCCTCACCCGCGCCGACGGCTCCGCCCCCTGGCAGACCCGAACGGATCTCACCGGTCCCGGCGGCACCACCGCGACGCTGTCGGGCAGCGTGGCGCCCGACGCCTCGAGCGCCGATCTGTCGCTCGCGGGCAATGCGCCGCTCGGTCTCGCCAACAGTTTCACCAGCGCCGCGCTCGTGCAGGGCAACGCCTCCTTCGACCTGCGGCTGAACGGCCCGCTCGCGCTCTCCTCGGTCTCCGGCACCGCCCAGACCTCCGGCGCGCGGGTCGTGGTCTCGGGCGCGGGGATCGCGCTCACCATCCCCCGCGGCGCCGTCACCCTCTCCGGCCAGAGCGCCCGGCTCGATCTCGAGGCGGCGGCGGACAGTGGCGGCACGATGACCGCCTCCGGCACGATCGGCCTCGCGGCGCCCTTCTCCGGCGATCTCGCGGTCCGGCTGCGCGACCTCGTGCTGAGCGACCCGCGGCTCTACCGCACCTCGGTCAGCGGCGATCTGGCCATCGACGGCCCGCTGACCGGCGGCGCGCAGATCTCCGGCGCCCTGACGCTGGGAGAGACGAATATCTCGGTGAACCCCTCGGGCCTCGGCGGCGGGGGCGACATTCCCGACGTCGCCCATGTCGGGGAAAGCGCCGCGCAGAGAACCACGCGCGACCGCGCCGGCCTCCTCGGAAGCGAGAACGACGCCGGCGGCGGCGGCGGGCCGGCCTACGGGCTCGACATCGCGATCTCCGCCCCGAACCAGATCTTCGTGCGCGGGCGCGGCCTCGACGCCGAGCTGGGCGGGCAGCTGCGCCTGCGCGGCACGACCGCCGACGTCGTGCCGGTGGGACAGTTCACGCTCATCCGCGGGCGCCTGTCCCTGCTCGGCCAGAGGATCGACATGCAGGAGGGTGCGCTCACCCTCCAGGGCGAGCTCGATCCGACGCTGCGGCTGCTCGCTGAGACCTCGACGGATGACATCGTTGTCCAGCTCGCGGTGGAGGGCCGGGTGAGCGCACCGGAGCTGACGCTCTCCTCCTCCCCCAGCCTGCCGGAAGAGGAAATCCTCTCCCAGCTCCTGTTCGGGCGCGGTCTCGACCAGATCTCGCCGCTCCAGGCGGCCCAGATGGCCTCCGCCGTGGCGACGCTCACCGGGAACGGCGGCGGGCTGGTCGGAAATATCCGCGACAGCGTCGGGCTCGACGATCTCGACTTCCAGACCTCCGAAGACGGCGGCAGCGCGGTGAAGCTCGGGAAATACCTTTCCGACAACATCTATACCGATGTCACCATCGACCAGAACGGCGAATCCGAGGTGAACATCAACCTCGACGCGACGCGGAACGTGACGGTGAAGGGGTCCGTCTCCTCGGAGGGCGACACCGGCCTCGGCGTGTTCTTCGAACGCGACTACTGA
- the trxC gene encoding thioredoxin TrxC — protein MATLGKDAVKLACATCGQLNRVPVAKLGAGPKCGTCGAPLMSGKVAELDPKALAALSAKDDLPVIVDFWAPWCGPCRMMAPDVAKAAQALKGRARFAKINTEEFPQVSARNNIRGIPALILYQAGREVARLTGARAAADIVAFVERNGKLPA, from the coding sequence ATGGCCACGCTCGGAAAAGATGCGGTGAAACTCGCCTGCGCCACCTGCGGCCAGCTCAACCGCGTGCCCGTCGCGAAGCTCGGGGCGGGACCGAAATGCGGCACCTGCGGCGCGCCGCTGATGTCGGGAAAGGTGGCCGAACTCGACCCGAAGGCGCTGGCCGCGCTGTCGGCGAAGGACGATCTCCCGGTGATCGTCGACTTCTGGGCGCCCTGGTGCGGGCCCTGCCGGATGATGGCGCCGGATGTCGCGAAGGCCGCACAGGCGCTCAAGGGCCGGGCGCGGTTTGCGAAGATCAACACCGAGGAGTTTCCGCAGGTTTCCGCACGGAACAACATCCGCGGCATTCCCGCGCTGATCCTCTACCAGGCCGGGCGCGAGGTGGCGCGTCTGACCGGCGCGCGGGCGGCGGCGGATATCGTCGCCTTCGTCGAGCGGAACGGGAAATTGCCTGCCTGA